The proteins below come from a single Balneolaceae bacterium genomic window:
- a CDS encoding metallophosphoesterase, translating to MIRIYHTADLHIGLRFKNHPEASETLVQARYETLEKLVGMANEQNADIFAIAGDLFDRTSMKVSDIQRVIQTINKFEGKCGLGTCPVITTISPKTASSGTGSKKRQEETCWFWIKKNL from the coding sequence ATGATTAGAATTTACCACACCGCCGACCTCCACATCGGCCTCCGATTCAAAAACCACCCGGAAGCCAGTGAAACTTTAGTTCAGGCCCGCTACGAAACACTTGAAAAATTGGTTGGCATGGCTAATGAGCAGAATGCGGATATTTTTGCCATTGCCGGAGACCTGTTCGACCGAACAAGTATGAAGGTGTCTGACATTCAAAGGGTTATTCAGACGATCAATAAATTTGAGGGGAAGTGTGGCCTTGGTACTTGCCCGGTAATCACGACTATATCACCGAAGACAGCCAGCTCTGGGACCGGTTCAAAAAAGAGGCAGGAGGAAACGTGCTGGTTTTGGATAAAAAAGAACCTGTAG
- a CDS encoding metallophosphoesterase, producing the protein MPGNHDYITEDSQLWDRFKKEAGGNVLVLDKKEPVDLSEYDLNAVVWPAPCHAKHSAENAVGWVKDEEKDPDKVHIGIAHGSIEGVSPDFNQQYFPMTVRELNSSGVDIWLMGHTHITFPEKPGKRISYSIRAPRSRTVSIAITKAGRFCILLMKTNPSQRRF; encoded by the coding sequence TTGCCCGGTAATCACGACTATATCACCGAAGACAGCCAGCTCTGGGACCGGTTCAAAAAAGAGGCAGGAGGAAACGTGCTGGTTTTGGATAAAAAAGAACCTGTAGATCTGAGTGAGTATGACCTGAACGCAGTGGTCTGGCCGGCTCCCTGCCACGCCAAACACTCAGCAGAAAACGCGGTGGGTTGGGTGAAAGATGAAGAGAAAGACCCGGATAAGGTTCATATCGGTATCGCCCACGGAAGTATCGAAGGTGTATCGCCCGATTTTAATCAGCAGTATTTTCCGATGACTGTTCGGGAGCTGAACAGTTCCGGCGTAGATATCTGGCTGATGGGCCATACCCACATTACTTTTCCAGAAAAACCGGGAAAAAGGATATCGTATTCAATCCGGGCACCCCGGAGCCGGACGGTTTCGATTGCAATCACGAAGGCCGGGCGTTTTTGCATACTGTTGATGAAAACAAATCCATCTCAACGGAGATTCTGA
- a CDS encoding AAA family ATPase: MKLKSIKLHPFAGIRDKSIEFDDGLNVLLGPNEAGKSTIYNAILNGLLTTTSLTTTKVESEMGRFFPASGGDVIRVDLELLDEDQNTIRIRKAWKKGNRKGSASLHLADGTEITDEEIVQQKIEELLPVSAATLRTILLADQSGLHRTIREMEQEDGVRKELGDILRQNLMETGGVSVDRFRELLDNRYEEYFKRWDRDQDYPEKNRGISNPYKTGTGKVLDAYYQKEQLRLDLEEARRFEDELDQLNEQLSVLINRQKEKKEEFDKLQPLKKGISQRQLLEQKLETAQEKRKTLLEISQQWPVMEDRIKQLEPKKKVQQEKIEKLQEEQKKAQEKQQANQLESRIKKLEQLVEDVEAARKEVNEAKKVEEAEVKKLRELQSEVRRLNTQIEAARLTIKIHSKSDGSIEYSEAGKDEETLKAKSGEVIEKTVSGGFTLKTGELNIQVISGEGDLEQVIENYQHKKEELNTVLQKFEVESVQDAESFASLYQQKQQKLQQAEKLYKSELGEDNISDLKESLKEFGDLKQIRSSEDITDDLVDARTELQSLTKEADEAGEKLEKWKETYESVEDVILELADLSKSIKDIKREIEQLPELPEGFESANEFIEYVEAMDQDIRDLEAKISNYKIEKANLEKDAPDTSSEELEKMLEEAEADFERIYHEAETLAKVRERTLDLLESMDANTYSGLEQSFLNWVQQMVGNRFDTIQMNGDLPQTFQTDDGRPLTYEILSHGTKDIVALAWRFALTEYFLKDQAGFIVLDDPMVDMDPERRKMASEAIEVFAKKQQVLVMTCHPEHAKQIGKKNKSAIEFP; this comes from the coding sequence ATGAAGCTGAAATCGATTAAACTGCACCCGTTTGCCGGTATCCGTGATAAAAGTATTGAGTTTGACGACGGATTAAATGTTCTGCTTGGACCGAATGAAGCGGGTAAATCTACCATCTACAATGCTATTCTGAACGGACTGCTGACAACCACCTCATTAACAACGACAAAAGTGGAAAGTGAAATGGGACGGTTTTTTCCTGCATCGGGAGGGGATGTCATTCGTGTGGATCTGGAATTGCTGGATGAGGATCAAAACACCATTCGCATTCGGAAAGCCTGGAAAAAAGGAAATCGAAAGGGGAGTGCTTCTCTTCACCTTGCTGACGGTACAGAGATCACAGACGAGGAGATAGTTCAGCAGAAAATCGAAGAACTGCTCCCGGTATCTGCGGCGACCCTTCGAACGATCTTGCTTGCGGATCAGTCCGGCCTGCATCGCACCATTCGTGAAATGGAACAGGAAGATGGGGTCCGCAAGGAGCTGGGAGATATCCTGCGTCAAAATTTGATGGAAACGGGCGGCGTGTCGGTTGACCGGTTCCGTGAACTGCTGGACAATCGGTACGAAGAGTATTTCAAACGGTGGGACCGGGATCAGGACTATCCGGAGAAAAACAGGGGTATCAGCAATCCATATAAAACAGGAACAGGGAAAGTTCTGGACGCCTATTATCAAAAAGAACAGCTCCGGCTGGACCTTGAAGAGGCCAGGAGGTTTGAAGATGAGCTGGATCAGCTGAATGAACAGCTTTCGGTGTTGATCAACCGCCAAAAAGAGAAGAAGGAAGAGTTCGACAAACTCCAGCCGCTGAAAAAAGGGATCAGCCAGCGGCAATTGCTGGAACAGAAACTGGAAACGGCTCAAGAGAAGCGGAAAACCCTGCTTGAGATTAGTCAGCAGTGGCCGGTCATGGAAGATCGTATCAAACAGCTGGAGCCGAAGAAAAAAGTTCAGCAGGAAAAGATTGAGAAACTTCAGGAGGAACAGAAAAAAGCTCAAGAGAAGCAGCAGGCAAATCAGCTTGAATCCCGCATCAAAAAACTGGAACAACTTGTTGAAGATGTAGAGGCTGCCAGGAAGGAAGTAAATGAAGCGAAGAAAGTTGAGGAGGCTGAAGTGAAAAAGCTCCGTGAGCTTCAATCTGAAGTGAGGAGATTGAATACACAGATTGAGGCTGCTCGACTTACGATAAAAATCCATTCGAAATCGGATGGCTCTATAGAATACTCAGAAGCTGGAAAAGATGAAGAGACATTAAAGGCCAAATCGGGTGAAGTAATCGAGAAAACAGTCTCCGGTGGATTTACCTTGAAAACCGGGGAACTGAATATACAGGTTATTTCGGGTGAGGGAGATTTGGAGCAGGTCATAGAAAATTATCAGCACAAAAAGGAAGAGCTAAACACAGTACTTCAAAAGTTTGAGGTGGAATCCGTTCAGGATGCAGAATCGTTTGCGTCTTTGTATCAACAGAAGCAGCAAAAACTTCAGCAAGCGGAGAAATTATACAAATCTGAATTAGGCGAAGATAACATCAGTGATTTAAAAGAATCATTGAAAGAGTTTGGCGATTTGAAACAAATTCGCTCATCTGAAGATATTACGGATGATCTTGTTGATGCTCGAACAGAACTTCAGAGTCTAACCAAAGAAGCGGATGAAGCCGGGGAGAAATTAGAGAAGTGGAAAGAGACGTATGAATCGGTAGAGGATGTAATATTAGAACTGGCGGATCTATCGAAGTCTATTAAAGATATAAAAAGGGAAATAGAGCAACTGCCGGAGCTTCCCGAAGGGTTTGAGTCGGCCAACGAGTTTATTGAATACGTTGAGGCAATGGATCAGGATATTCGTGACCTTGAAGCGAAGATTAGTAACTATAAAATTGAGAAAGCGAATCTTGAAAAGGATGCCCCCGATACATCCTCTGAGGAGCTTGAAAAGATGCTGGAAGAAGCGGAGGCTGATTTTGAACGGATTTACCACGAAGCGGAAACGCTGGCTAAGGTCCGGGAACGAACGTTAGATCTGCTTGAATCAATGGATGCCAATACCTACAGCGGGCTGGAACAGAGCTTTCTGAATTGGGTGCAGCAGATGGTGGGTAATCGCTTTGATACCATACAAATGAACGGAGATTTACCACAAACCTTTCAAACCGATGACGGCCGACCGCTCACCTATGAAATTCTGTCTCATGGTACCAAAGATATCGTGGCTCTTGCCTGGCGATTTGCGTTAACAGAGTATTTTCTGAAGGATCAAGCCGGCTTCATTGTTCTGGACGACCCAATGGTGGATATGGACCCGGAACGGAGAAAGATGGCTTCAGAGGCAATTGAAGTGTTTGCTAAAAAGCAGCAGGTGTTAGTGATGACATGCCATCCGGAGCATGCAAAACAAATAGGTAAGAAAAACAAGAGTGCAATTGAATTTCCATAA
- a CDS encoding PIN domain-containing protein, which produces MNVLFDSSALVALLVKDHDDHQRVYQLYKEYADRETDLFISTHSIAEVFRTLTWGVEYLNYSANEAHQAIHYSILSVFETVDSTKTDYRLVLEFLRQNNLKGPIIYDALIAFASEKVRAKELVTLNTKDFRRVWGLTSANLVEP; this is translated from the coding sequence ATGAATGTACTGTTTGATAGCAGCGCTTTAGTAGCATTATTAGTGAAAGATCACGATGACCATCAGCGTGTTTACCAACTCTATAAAGAGTATGCAGATAGGGAAACAGATTTATTTATTTCTACACATTCCATTGCCGAAGTCTTTAGAACATTAACCTGGGGAGTGGAATATTTAAACTATTCAGCCAATGAAGCCCACCAAGCTATTCACTACTCCATACTATCTGTATTTGAAACTGTAGATAGCACCAAGACGGACTATCGACTTGTTTTGGAATTTCTCAGACAAAATAATCTCAAAGGGCCAATCATCTATGATGCATTGATAGCCTTCGCATCTGAAAAGGTCAGAGCAAAAGAACTCGTAACATTAAATACAAAAGACTTTAGACGTGTTTGGGGACTCACTTCTGCCAATTTGGTAGAACCATAA
- a CDS encoding DUF5694 domain-containing protein, producing the protein MNQMDLHSFKTYLKRLFLPATLLFVFLSFSTEPVSGQAPVDHQEEIEVMILGTSHFGNPGQDVINIKFPDVLEPKYQAQIDQVIDSLSEFQPTKIALEARPDYKPEIDSMYSAYLAGNHSLSRNERQQLGFRLAGEFNHDQVYSIDHDGDFPFQTVLDFAKEHQPEFVDQFQKLSEYVENRNQELVSSNTIPEILRKKNSPEYLAVQRHFYALTASVGNDTTFVGADLVSEWHERNIKIFSSLSQITKPGDRIIVIFGSGHAPLLRYFVESDLQMKLVEPNDYL; encoded by the coding sequence ATGAATCAAATGGATCTGCATAGTTTTAAAACTTATTTGAAGCGACTTTTCTTGCCTGCAACACTTCTTTTCGTTTTTCTCTCCTTTTCCACAGAACCGGTTTCAGGACAGGCACCAGTCGATCATCAGGAAGAGATTGAGGTGATGATCCTGGGAACTTCTCATTTTGGAAATCCGGGGCAGGATGTGATTAATATCAAATTTCCGGATGTTTTGGAGCCTAAATACCAAGCTCAAATAGATCAAGTGATAGATAGCCTGTCTGAGTTTCAGCCTACCAAAATTGCCCTCGAAGCCAGGCCGGATTACAAACCCGAGATTGACAGCATGTACAGCGCTTACCTTGCCGGTAACCATTCGCTTTCGAGAAATGAACGGCAACAACTGGGGTTTCGACTGGCCGGTGAGTTCAATCACGACCAAGTCTATTCAATCGATCATGATGGTGATTTTCCCTTCCAGACTGTTCTTGATTTTGCAAAGGAACATCAGCCGGAATTTGTAGATCAGTTCCAAAAGCTTAGCGAATATGTAGAAAACAGAAATCAGGAGTTAGTCAGCAGCAATACTATTCCTGAAATTCTTCGAAAGAAAAACAGTCCTGAATACCTGGCTGTGCAGCGGCATTTTTATGCTTTAACAGCGTCCGTAGGAAACGACACAACTTTTGTTGGAGCAGATTTAGTCAGCGAATGGCATGAACGAAATATCAAAATATTTTCAAGTTTGAGTCAGATTACCAAACCTGGTGATCGAATTATCGTAATCTTCGGATCAGGCCATGCTCCGCTGCTCAGGTATTTTGTTGAATCAGATCTGCAGATGAAATTGGTTGAACCGAATGATTATCTCTGA
- a CDS encoding thioredoxin family protein, which translates to MNKKESQIITIIITALMLTGTLFESSAIAQEHSIQWEPFEEAIQLAEENQLPILADIWAPWCGWCKKMQKEVYPELADDFSEQFVWTRLNRDDNETPLQYRNQTLTPLRLAQTLNAEGVPALVFLAPDGGYLFHTSGFLEPKRLEPVLMYVSSGAYQSISFDNFLATYQ; encoded by the coding sequence ATGAATAAAAAAGAATCTCAAATTATCACCATCATTATTACTGCATTAATGCTGACAGGAACTCTTTTTGAGTCATCTGCCATTGCCCAGGAACATTCGATTCAGTGGGAACCGTTCGAAGAGGCCATACAACTTGCAGAAGAGAATCAACTTCCCATTTTGGCGGATATCTGGGCACCGTGGTGCGGCTGGTGCAAAAAGATGCAGAAAGAGGTGTATCCCGAACTGGCTGATGATTTTTCTGAACAATTTGTATGGACACGTCTGAACCGCGATGATAACGAAACTCCCCTTCAATACAGAAATCAAACTCTCACCCCGCTTCGGTTGGCTCAAACGCTAAATGCAGAGGGGGTGCCGGCTCTTGTTTTCCTGGCACCGGATGGCGGCTATCTGTTTCATACCTCCGGATTTCTTGAACCTAAACGCCTGGAACCGGTTTTGATGTATGTTTCATCGGGGGCTTATCAGAGTATATCTTTCGATAACTTTCTTGCAACGTATCAATAG